A single genomic interval of Daucus carota subsp. sativus chromosome 1, DH1 v3.0, whole genome shotgun sequence harbors:
- the LOC108195152 gene encoding bZIP transcription factor 11, protein MASSSGITTTSGSLNTDLYQQHLQQLLDQRKSKRKMSNRESARRSRVRKQKHLDELMAQLAQLRKANNQLVMIMNVTAQGLLNVEAENSVLRAQVAELEARLESLNEIIGFLDIENEGFGINEEFCYNAVNDSADMFMLNVNSSMSYMYANQLPIMASADMLQY, encoded by the coding sequence atggCATCTTCTAGTGGAATAACAACAACTTCAGGTTCACTTAACACGGACTTGTACCAGCAACATCTGCAGCAGCTTCTGGATCAGAGAAAGAGCAAGAGGAAGATGTCGAATCGTGAATCAGCTAGGCGGTCTAGGGTGCGAAAGCAGAAGCACTTGGATGAGCTTATGGCTCAGCTGGCTCAGCTCAGAAAAGCCAACAATCAGTTGGTTATGATTATGAATGTCACCGCTCAAGGTTTACTTAATGTTGAGGCGGAAAACTCTGTCTTGAGAGCTCAAGTGGCTGAACTCGAGGCCAGGTTGGAGTCGCTCAATGAGATTATTGGCTTTTTGGATATTGAAAATGAAGGGTTTGGTATCAATGAGGAGTTCTGTTACAATGCTGTTAATGATTCTGCGGATATGTTCATGTTAAACGTTAACAGTTCCATGAGTTATATGTATGCTAATCAGCTGCCGATCATGGCCTCTGCGGACATGTTGCAGTATTAA